The Anas acuta chromosome 2, bAnaAcu1.1, whole genome shotgun sequence genome contains a region encoding:
- the LRRC14B gene encoding leucine-rich repeat-containing protein 14B encodes MKSLRFLSAEAFVSNAEFARKSLSSVAHNLFPLLFKASYLLEQGEVIHDLVKNWPLVDFNMGKLLGTTMDYQEDLSHRTCSVCLESCLTGLRDYVLHHPSPYVKRLKLVDLTGIKDVEVQFCDCKKPMGRWARTELLSKLCLELLVHLQQMQCKPCTFKISIDVLVDLFVTERNYELVVQALLQKCYCPLKICCVAFRADNLALQKFFYIIKLTDPSLLRKLEVVHNVRLEMEHLEILFNSIHFPLLMSLTLPARTFNVLRHTASDELMLTTIGEKMGEMTQLTELSLAFSILTGRIQKLLSPLKTPLKMLDVSNCSLNHDDMAYLANSFHSYHLEVLDLSGHDIPGLYPSTFFKLLSHSSSVLRSLILEDCNIQDSHVNMLILGLSPCHKLQDFKFLGNPLSSEALKHLFAFLCELPMLKNVEFPVPMDCYPIGISYPIDDASLCRFDHQKYEKIAEELNLILLQGNREDVKASTPLFGSYDAAVQETNEELGAYLIMSFKETLEKFTASLSKMS; translated from the exons ATGAAGTCTCTCCGATTCCTTAGCGCTGAAGCATTCGTGTCAAATGCAGAGTTTGCAAGGAAGAGTCTCAGCAGTGTTGCCCAtaatctttttcctcttctttttaaagcaagctATTTATTAGAGCAAGGGGAAGTGATTCATGACTTGGTAAAGAACTGGCCGCTTGTCGACTTTAACATGGGAAAACTTCTGGGAACTACTATGGACTACCAGGAAGACCTGAGCCACAGAACATGCTCAGTGTGCTTGGAAAGCTGTCTTACAGGGCTGAGAGACTATGTCCTGCATCATCCTTCTCCCTATGTGAAAAGGTTGAAACTAGTGGACCTGACAGGTATAAAAGATGTTGAAGTTCAATTTTGTGACTGTAAGAAGCCAATGGGGAGGTGGGCCAGGACAGAGTTGCTCTCTAAGCTTTGTTTAGAACTGCTGGTTCACCTGCAACAAATGCAATGCAAGCCATGTACCTTTAAAATCAGTATTGACGTGCTAGTTGACTTGTTTGTTACGGAACGCAACTATGAGCTGGTAGTGCAGGCCCTGTTGCAGAAATGTTATTGTCCACTGAAGATCTGCTGTGTTGCATTCAGAGCTGACAACTTGGCTTTGCAGAAATTCTTCTATATCATAAAACTCACTGACCCCTCTTTGTTGCGCAAACTGGAAGTAGTTCACAATGTTCGCCTGGAAATGGAACACTTGGAAATACTCTTCAACAGCATCCACTTCCCTCTGCTGATGTCCTTGACCCTGCCAGCACGAACATTTAATGTGCTGAGACACACAGCTTCAGATGAACTGATGCTTACCACAATTGGAGAAAAGATGGGTGAAATGACACAACTGACTGAGCTGAGTCTGGCTTTTTCTATACTCACAGGAAGAATACAGAAACTTCTCAG cCCACTAAAAACTCCACTGAAGATGCTGGATGTTTCTAACTGCTCATTGAACCATGATGATATGGCCTATTTAGCCAATAGCTTCCATTCTTATCACTTGGAAGTCCTGGACCTGAGTGGGCATGATATACCTGGCCTTTACCCATCAACATTCTTCAAACTTCTTAGCCATTCCTCTTCAGTGCTTAGGAGTCTTATCTTGGAGGACTGTAATATCCAAGATAGTCATGTCAACATGCTGATTTTAGGCTTAAGCCCTTGTCATAAACTACAGGACTTTAAATTTCTTGGAAACCCACTGTCATCTGAAGCACTTAAACACCTTTTCGCATTTCTCTGTGAATTGCCAATGCTGAAAAATGTGGAGTTTCCAGTTCCAATGGACTGTTACCCTATTGGCATCAGCTATCCAATTGATGATGCCAGTCTCTGCAGATTTGATCaccaaaaatatgaaaaaatagcaGAGGAGCTTAATCTCATTTTACTCCAAGGAAATCGTGAGGATGTGAAGGCTTCAACTCCACTCTTTGGCAGTTATGATGCAGCTGTTCAGGAGACAAATGAAGAATTGGGAGCCTATTTGATTATGTCCTTTAAGGAGACGTTAGAAAAGTTCACTGCTTCTCTTAGCAAAATGAGTTAA